A part of Paraburkholderia azotifigens genomic DNA contains:
- a CDS encoding copper oxidase, translating into MVSRRNFLGGSGAALLGAALVSKAGAVSLPEAAIMEKTATQPPLVPPNGRPYTPVATLNGWTLPWRMKNGWKEFHLIAEPVVREMAPGMKANLWGYNGQAPGPTIEAVEGDKVRIFVTNKLPEHTTVHWHGMLVPSGMDGVGGLTQPHIPPGKTFVYEFQLEKHGTFMYHPHADEMVQMAMGMMGTFIVHPKDRSVMQVDRDFVFLMSAYDIDPGSFTPRVNEMTDFNMWTWNARVFPGVDPLPVRAGDRVRIRFGNLTMTNHPIHLHGYSFEVAGTDGGWIPPSARWPEVTADVAVGQMRAIEFTANRPGDWAFHCHKSHHTMNAMGHQVPNLIGVPQKDLAKRINKLVPDYMAMGSTGGSMGEMEMPLPDNTLPMMTGTGPFGALEMGGMFTVVKVREGLGRNDYRDPGWFRHPAGTVAYEYTGELPDH; encoded by the coding sequence ATGGTTTCACGTCGAAATTTTCTCGGCGGCTCAGGCGCGGCGCTCCTCGGCGCGGCGTTGGTCAGCAAGGCGGGAGCAGTTTCACTTCCGGAAGCGGCCATCATGGAAAAAACGGCGACCCAGCCACCGCTTGTGCCGCCAAATGGTCGCCCCTATACGCCCGTGGCAACGCTCAATGGCTGGACGTTGCCCTGGCGGATGAAGAACGGCTGGAAGGAGTTTCATCTCATCGCCGAGCCGGTCGTTCGCGAAATGGCTCCGGGCATGAAGGCAAATCTCTGGGGTTATAACGGCCAGGCACCTGGGCCGACCATCGAGGCGGTCGAAGGCGACAAGGTCCGCATCTTCGTGACCAACAAACTGCCGGAACACACCACGGTTCATTGGCACGGGATGCTGGTGCCGTCCGGGATGGACGGCGTAGGCGGTCTCACGCAACCACATATCCCGCCCGGCAAGACGTTCGTCTATGAATTCCAGCTCGAGAAGCACGGCACTTTCATGTATCACCCGCATGCCGACGAGATGGTGCAGATGGCCATGGGGATGATGGGCACGTTCATCGTGCATCCGAAGGACCGCAGCGTCATGCAGGTGGACCGCGACTTCGTGTTCCTGATGTCCGCCTACGACATTGACCCAGGGAGCTTCACGCCACGCGTCAACGAAATGACGGACTTCAACATGTGGACGTGGAATGCCCGGGTCTTTCCCGGCGTCGACCCGTTGCCCGTACGCGCAGGAGACCGGGTGCGCATCCGCTTCGGCAATCTGACGATGACCAATCACCCCATTCATCTTCACGGGTACAGCTTCGAGGTCGCAGGAACCGACGGTGGATGGATTCCCCCTTCCGCACGCTGGCCGGAAGTGACAGCCGACGTTGCAGTCGGTCAGATGCGCGCCATCGAGTTCACGGCAAACCGGCCCGGTGACTGGGCGTTTCACTGCCACAAGTCCCATCACACGATGAATGCGATGGGGCATCAGGTCCCGAACCTGATTGGCGTACCGCAGAAAGACCTGGCGAAACGTATCAACAAGCTCGTGCCGGACTACATGGCGATGGGCAGTACCGGCGGCTCGATGGGTGAGATGGAGATGCCGCTACCCGACAACACGCTCCCGATGATGACGGGCACCGGGCCATTTGGCGCGCTGGAAATGGGTGGCATGTTCACCGTCGTGAAAGTGCGTGAGGGACTCGGCCGTAACGATTACCGCGACCCGGGCTGGTTCAGACACCCGGCGGGAACCGTTGCGTACGAGTACACAGGTGAGCTGCCCGATCACTGA
- a CDS encoding copper resistance D family protein has protein sequence MNDGSLGVLRLAFVALQNISFTVLVGALLCDTWLSRRTSRWQTRVSWHLLLTLRMGSFTALVSSAIAFWIHCALMSESSLVDAGPAVRSMLMETGFGHAWLAGAVSLLIALVLSLAQSGHPIRFKAALWLTLASVAMSRSHAGHPVDAGVLSLPVWVDWLHMLAISVWVGLVLVTTYIVVPRMFNAPVAERANSAAFVQSLSDTATLALVILFVTGAYSGWRGMNTPESLLTSFYGQVLLLKFLLVLIAASLGGHNRFFEMPALLTLLNGVPPEPAVRPLKRFAAVLHVESVVLTGVLVAAAVLASSPLPGSM, from the coding sequence ATGAACGACGGTTCCCTCGGCGTTTTGCGGTTGGCATTTGTGGCGCTCCAGAACATCAGTTTCACCGTGCTTGTGGGCGCATTGCTATGTGACACATGGTTGTCTCGCAGAACATCGCGATGGCAGACACGTGTCAGCTGGCATTTGCTCCTCACCTTGCGCATGGGTTCGTTCACTGCGCTTGTCTCCAGTGCCATTGCATTCTGGATTCATTGCGCGCTGATGAGCGAATCCTCGCTCGTCGATGCGGGGCCCGCCGTTCGCTCGATGCTGATGGAAACCGGCTTTGGTCACGCATGGCTGGCAGGCGCAGTCTCGCTGCTGATAGCACTCGTACTTTCACTGGCGCAGTCCGGGCATCCGATACGCTTCAAGGCGGCGCTCTGGCTCACGCTCGCGAGCGTCGCAATGTCACGCAGTCACGCGGGCCACCCTGTCGATGCGGGTGTGCTAAGCCTTCCGGTGTGGGTCGACTGGTTGCACATGCTCGCTATTAGCGTGTGGGTCGGACTCGTTCTCGTGACAACATATATCGTTGTGCCGCGCATGTTCAATGCCCCCGTCGCCGAGCGTGCGAACAGTGCGGCATTCGTTCAGTCGCTGTCTGATACCGCCACGCTCGCGCTGGTTATCCTCTTTGTCACCGGCGCGTATAGCGGCTGGCGCGGAATGAATACACCTGAGAGCCTGCTGACGTCGTTCTATGGGCAAGTGCTATTGCTCAAATTCTTGCTTGTGCTCATCGCCGCATCGCTCGGCGGACACAACCGGTTCTTCGAGATGCCGGCCCTCCTGACCTTGTTGAATGGAGTGCCACCGGAACCGGCTGTTCGACCGCTGAAACGGTTTGCTGCGGTCTTGCATGTCGAGTCGGTCGTACTGACTGGTGTGCTCGTTGCCGCTGCCGTCCTCGCTTCCAGTCCTTTGCCCGGGTCCATGTGA
- a CDS encoding copper resistance CopC family protein, which yields MNALMRNAIARAAAVTTLVLSPGLVFAHGKLESATPSAGGTVDASPASLRLTFNEDLESSFSMIKVVDSSGTPATNEKAKVDASNPRVLLVAIPKLASGSYTVQWAVMTHDAHKTKGTYTFAVK from the coding sequence ATGAACGCCTTGATGCGTAACGCTATCGCTCGTGCAGCGGCGGTCACCACGTTAGTGCTTTCACCCGGGCTTGTATTTGCCCACGGCAAACTGGAAAGCGCGACGCCATCGGCTGGCGGCACAGTCGATGCATCGCCAGCGTCGCTCCGCCTCACTTTTAACGAGGACCTCGAGTCTTCGTTCAGCATGATTAAGGTCGTAGATTCATCCGGCACTCCCGCGACCAACGAAAAAGCCAAAGTCGACGCTTCGAACCCGCGCGTGCTGCTGGTTGCGATTCCGAAGCTTGCTTCTGGCTCATACACCGTGCAATGGGCCGTCATGACACATGACGCTCACAAGACGAAAGGCACCTACACTTTTGCGGTGAAGTGA
- a CDS encoding copper-binding protein, whose translation MKNAIASIVMGCAVAVSASAYAASDTDNMNMASGAQQGSSAKSSMSHGEIKKVDVTAGKLTIKHGPLENLDMEAMTMVFKVKDPAMLSQVKVGDKIDFVAEEIDGSLTVMKLQKQ comes from the coding sequence ATGAAGAACGCGATTGCTTCGATTGTGATGGGGTGTGCCGTAGCTGTTTCTGCAAGCGCCTATGCGGCCAGTGACACGGACAACATGAATATGGCAAGCGGTGCCCAACAGGGCTCGAGCGCGAAGAGCAGCATGTCGCACGGCGAGATCAAGAAAGTGGATGTCACCGCTGGAAAGCTGACCATCAAGCACGGTCCACTCGAGAACCTCGACATGGAAGCGATGACGATGGTGTTCAAGGTCAAGGACCCGGCCATGCTGTCCCAGGTGAAGGTCGGCGACAAGATCGATTTCGTCGCCGAGGAGATTGACGGCTCACTCACGGTGATGAAGCTGCAGAAGCAATGA